A region from the Gossypium hirsutum isolate 1008001.06 chromosome A08, Gossypium_hirsutum_v2.1, whole genome shotgun sequence genome encodes:
- the LOC107949387 gene encoding aspartic proteinase PCS1: MALLFYHLPFLPFLFLFLHFIASLSSPTQNLNDTLSFSFPLTSLRISPDVKVQTLSSSLVAGANKHGTRRLARPNSGSYNYKTTFKYSMALIVALPIGTPPQTQQMVLDTGSQLSWIQCHKKLAKKPPPTASFDPSLSSSFSVLPCNHPLCKPRIPDFTLPTSCDQNRLCHYSYFYADGTLAEGNLVREKITFSRSQSTPPLILGCATDSSEDKGILGMNLGRFSFAYQSKISKFSYCVPTRRTKPGVSPTGSFYLGQNPNSHGFQYINLLAFPQSRTMPNMDPLAYTLPMLGIRIGAKKLAIPMHVFRPDAGGSGQTMIDSGSEFTYLVDEAYNKVREEVVRLVGPRLKKGYVYGGVADMCIDGNPVQFGRLVGDMVLEFEKGVEITVPKDRMLADVGGGVHCLGIGRSNMLGIASNIIGNFHQQNLWVEFDLANRRLGFGKADCSRAAV, from the coding sequence ATGGCTCTTCTTTTCTATCATCTCCCTTTCCTTCCCTTTCTCTTCCTCTTCCTTCACTTCATCGCTTCCCTTTCCTCTCCAACACAAAACCTGAACGACACCCTTTCCTTCTCTTTTCCTCTTACTTCTCTCCGTATCTCTCCTGATGTTAAAGTTCAGACCCTGTCTTCTTCTTTAGTTGCAGGGGCCAACAAGCATGGTACAAGGCGTTTGGCAAGGCCAAACTCGGGTTCTTATAATTATAAAACCACGTTCAAGTATTCAATGGCGTTGATCGTGGCTTTGCCGATTGGTACTCCGCCGCAGACTCAGCAGATGGTGTTGGACACTGGGAGTCAACTGTCGTGGATTCAGTGTCATAAGAAGCTTGCTAAAAAGCCGCCTCCTACGGCGTCGTTTGAtccttctctttcttcttctttcagtGTTTTGCCATGTAACCATCCTCTTTGCAAGCCACGGATTCCCGATTTTACCCTCCCTACTTCCTGCGACCAGAACCGTTTGTGTCACTATTCGTACTTTTACGCCGACGGAACACTTGCCGAGGGTAACTTGGTGAGAGAAAAGATCACTTTTTCGCGTTCCCAAAGTACCCCTCCTTTGATCCTTGGTTGCGCCACGGATTCCAGTGAAGACAAGGGTATTTTGGGGATGAACCTTGGGCGGTTCTCTTTCGCTTACCAGTCAAAAATCTCCAAGTTTTCCTACTGCGTGCCGACTCGCCGGACGAAACCTGGGGTTTCGCCGACCGGGTCGTTTTATCTGGGTCAAAACCCGAATTCCCACGGGTTTCAGTATATTAACCTTTTGGCTTTCCCTCAAAGCCGGACCATGCCTAATATGGATCCTTTGGCTTATACTCTCCCCATGCTAGGGATAAGGATAGGAGCCAAAAAACTGGCAATCCCCATGCACGTTTTCCGACCCGACGCAGGCGGATCGGGTCAAACCATGATTGATTCGGGTTCCGAGTTCACTTACTTGGTGGATGAGGCCTATAACAAGGTGAGGGAAGAAGTGGTACGACTGGTAGGTCCAAGGCTTAAAAAAGGTTACGTGTATGGTGGAGTAGCCGACATGTGTATCGATGGCAACCCAGTCCAGTTCGGACGGTTGGTCGGCGATATGGTATTAGAGTTCGAAAAAGGGGTGGAAATCACAGTCCCCAAGGACAGAATGTTAGCCGACGTCGGAGGTGGGGTCCACTGCTTAGGGATCGGACGCTCAAACATGCTTGGAATCGCAAGCAATATAATCGGCAACTTCCATCAACAAAATCTATGGGTGGAATTTGATCTGGCCAATAGGAGATTGGGATTCGGTAAAGCCGATTGTAGCAGAGCAGCAGTATAA